The Aquitalea magnusonii region CGGGTGGCGAAGGGGCTGGTGCCGCCCACCAGATAGCCGGAATGGCGGTTGGCCACGTCCGGTTTGCAGGCTTGCACCTTCTTGCAAGGTAGCTGGCGGGCCAGTTCCTTGGTGGACACCTTGCGGTCGCCATGCATCAGCACCACCAGTGGCAGGCCGTCCTGGTCTTCAAATACCAGGGTCTTGATGACGCTGTGTTCGTCCACATTCAGTTCGCGGGCCGGGGTGGCGGTACCGCCGTGTTCTTCATAGCTGTAGGCGTGGCAAGTGAAATCCACCTTGTGGTCCAGCAAAAAGCGCAGTGCCGGGGTGCTGCCGGCGATGGTTTGTTGGCGCATCGGATCATTCCTGTGGTGTGGTTGTGGTTGCCGGCAGAGCAAGGCTGCCGGGCTGCTTGGGTTGAGGCTTGGCCCGCTCAGGCTTCTGCCGGTGCAGTCAGGCCGTATTCCTGCGGGAAGGTGTGCATGGAGCTTTTCACCACGGTGACAGCACCGTCGATCAGCCCGCAGCGGCCGCTGCCGGGCAGGATTTGGCACAGGTGTTGCAGCGCGTCCAGGTCGGCATGGCTGTGGCGCCCGCCGTCCACCCGGTCCAGCAGGCGGGCCAGTTGGAAGGTGCCGCATTTGCAGGACGGGCATTGGCCGCAGGAGCCCTTGGCAAAGAAGTCGATGTATTCGGCCACCTTGCGGATGATGCTGCTGCCTTCGGAGATGACAATCATCGCACCGGTACCCAGCCGCGAATGGCGCAGCCATACCGAGTCAAAGTCCAGTGCCACGTCCAGGTCGCGCGCGGTAAGCAGGGTGTTGGACGGGCCGCCGGTAAACACGGCCTTGAAGGCCTTGCCCTGCAGCATGCCGCCGCCGTAGTGGAACACCAGTTCCTGCAGGCTGGTGCCCATGGGCAGCTCGTACAGGCCGGGGCGCAGCACGTCGCCTGACAGCGAGTACAGCTTGGTGCCACCGGCCTTGCCCACGCCTAGTGCGCGGTACCACGCGGCACCATGGCGCAGGATGTGGCTGACATTGGCCAGGGTTTCCACATTATTGATCAGCGTGGGCTGGCCGTTGATGCCTTGTTCCGCCGGGAAGGGCGGTTTTTTGCGCGGGAAGGGGAAGCCGGCTTCCAGCGAGGCCACCACCGCGGTTTCTTCGCCACCGATATAGCGGCCGGAGCTGGCCACCACCTTGATGGCCAGCGGGTGTCCCAGCGCGGCGGCCAGCTTGTCCAGCCATGGGCTGTCCTGCCATTGGCTGACCGCCAACCGCATATGCTGCAGGCTTTGGCCCTGGTGCGGGTTGATATAGAAAATGACGCAGGCAGCGCGCACCGCCAGTGCGGCAATCAGCGCGCCTTCCACCACCTGATGCGGCGAAGCGCTGAGCAAGGTGCGGTCCTTGAAGGTGCCAGGCTCATCTTCATTGCCATTGCACACCACGTATTTGTTATCGCCCACCGCATTGGCGGTGGCTTCCCATTTGCGCCAGGCCGGGAAACCGGCCCCGCCCATGCCGCGCAGGTCGGCATCGGCAATCTGGCGGATGATGGTGGTGGGGGCGTTGAGGGCGGCTTGCAGGCCAAGGCCGCCACCGGCCTGCAACCAGGCGGCCAGATCCGGGCCTACCTGTAGCGCAGGGTTGAGCAGAACCTGATTGAGTTTTTCCATGATGTTGTTCTCCTAGACGCGCGGGCCGGTGGGGCGCTGCAGTTTCAGCCGTGCATCGCCGGGGTAGAGCAATGGTGCTTGCTGGCTGCTGTCCAGTCCGGCCAGGGCCAACTGGCGTTGCCAGCGGTAGACGTGTTCGATGCCGCCACGTTGTGGTGGCAGGGTGGATTTGTGACGGGCGGCCTGGGCCAGGCGGGCGGCCTGGCGACCGGCACGGCGGCCAAAGGCCAGGATGTCCAGCAGCGCATTGCCCATCAGCCGGTTGCGGCCATGGATGCCGCCGGTGATTTCCCCGGCGCACAGCAGGCCGGGTACGGCGGTCTGGCCGTTGCCGTCGATGATGACGCCACCGTTCTGGTAGTGCAGGGTGGGGTAGATCAGCATGGGCTCGCGGCTGGGGTCGATGCCGCATTTGTCGGCCAGATGCTGGAGTGCGGGCAGGCGGCTGGCCAGGTCGGCCCCCAGTTGCCGGGTGTCCAGGAACACGCCGATCTGACCATTGCGTTCGATGCCGCGTCCGGCGGCGCATTCGCGCAGGATGGCGGCGGTGACGACATCGCGCGGGGCCAGTTCTTCGACAAAGCGCTCGCCCAGCCCGTTGACCAGCAAGGCCCCGCCGGAGCGGGCGGCTTCGGAGATCAGCCCGCCACGCAGGCGCTGTGGCCAGGCCACGCCGGTGGGGTGGTACTGGAAGGCATCCATGTCACGCAAGCCGGCACCGATGCGGTAGGCCAGCACCAGCCCGTCGGCGGTGGCACCGTAGTGATTGGAGGTGGGGAAGTCCTGCAGATGCAGCCGGCCGCAGCCTCCGGTGGCCAGAATGGTCTGGCGGGCGGAAACCACGATGAAACGCTGGTATTCCAGATCGTACAGCACGGCACCGGCACAACTGCCGTCTTCATGCGACAGCAGTTCCACTACCGGACAGCGGTTGAGCTGGGTGATGGCAGGTTCCAGCTCTACCGTTTCGCGCAGCACCCGCATCATCTCCAGCCCGGTGTAATCGCGATAGCACAGGATGCGCGGCTGGCTGCAGCCGCCCGCCTGCTTGTAGCGCAGCTTGCCGCCATCGGTGAACGGGTCTTCCAGATCAAAGTGCATGCCCAGCTCAATCAGCCAGCGAATCACACCGGGTGCATCACTGGCCATCTGCGCCAGCAATTGCGCATTGGCCGCCTGGTGTCCGCCGCGCATGGCATCGTCAAAGTGTTGTTGCGGGCTGTCATTGGCGGCCAGTGCGGCCTGAATGCCGCCTTCGGCCATCACGGTATTGCTGTCGCCCAAGCGCAGCTTGCTGGCCAGGATCACCTCGGCACCGCTGCGCGCGGCGGTCAGCGCGGCGGCGGCACCGGCACCACCACCGCCAATCACCAACACCTCGGTGCTGCGCTGTTCGGCACCGGCCAGGTCAAAGCCGTCGATCAGCGCATTGCTTTGCAGCAGCGCCGCCAGCCGCGGGTGGCAGGGCTGGCCACGGCTGGGGCCGATCTGCAGCAGGGTGCTGGCATTGTCGGCATTGTCCGGGTGGTATTGCGCCAGCAGCGCGCTGCGCGACAGGTCGGCCGGACGCAGCGCTGGCTGTGCATGGGCGTGCAGATTGCTCAGGGCCTGCAGATAGGGAATGGCGCTAGTCATGCCTCGCTCCTTGTGTTGTCTGCCAGGGTGTTGATGGCCATTTCGCCTCTGGCTTGCTGCTCAAGTCGGCGCAGCAGATCGCCCGGACGCAGGTTCTGGATGGCCTGGGCGCGGCGCAGGTAGAGGCCGACATGATTGGGGCGGATGTTTTCCGGGCAGGCCAGCGTACACAGATTGCACATGATGCAGGCATCAAACAGCGCGGCGGCGGCTTGCAGTTGGCCACTATTGGCCAGCGCAATGCCCTGTTGCACCGGGATGTGGCGCGGACAGGCGCGGTCGCAGCCGCTGCAGTGCCGGCATTGGCTGATTTCCGGAAAGGTTTGTTGCAGTTGTGGCAGCGCCTGCCAGCCGTCGCGCAAGTCCTGCGGGCGGTAGCGGTGTACATGATCAGGCAGGTAGTAGTCGATGAAGCTGACTTGCATGCCGTCCTCCACCACGGTTTCACAGGCCAGTCGCGTTTCGGCACTGCGTTCGCCCGCCTTGCGTACCAGGCAGCGACAGGAGCCGCATACCCCCTGGCCCATGCAGCCGATATTGGCGGTCAGTGCTTCTTCGCCTTGCAGGCGGGTATGCAGGATGGAGTTGCCGGCTGCAGCGTCCACCACCTTGCCATCGATGCTGATGCGGATGGTTTCACTCATGGGATTTCCTTTGCTGTGGTTCTGGTCATCACGCCGCCTGCCGCTGCGGGCGTAATGGCCTGTCCGTTATCAGGGTCTTTGCAAGGAGCGTGCCATGCGGCATGTGCTGTGCAGGTATCTGAAAACAAAGGAAAAAGCAGGATTCAGCCTGGCGTCAGGGCGATGTAGTGACGGAATTCCGTCGCTTTGCCGCGGCCGGATGGACGGAATTCCTGCCATTCAGCCTGGCTGGCGGGTCAGCCGGGACATGCATAAAAGTACGGATTTCCGTACTTGGTGCGCGACAGATTCGCGGCTATCCGCACTTCATGGTTTTTGTGTGGCTTATTCCTCAATAAAAACAGTGGTTTGTATTTGTTTTTTCGTGGCACGGGGCTTGCTCTGCAATCGCGAGACAAACATTACAGAGATGAGGAGCAAGATCATGTGGGGAACCATGAGCACGGCACTGCTGCCGGTGGTGCTGTTGATGTTATTGGGCTGGTTTGGCGGCCAGCGTGGTTATTTCCGCCAGGCGGATGTGGGGGTGATGGCAACGCTGGTAATGCGTTATGCCTTGCCGTGTTCATTGTTTATCGGCGCTTTGAAAACGCCGCCGGAGCGCATCCAGAACCTGCCATTCATTCTGTGCATGACTTTCGGCTTTGTCGGCACCTATGTGCTGGCCTTGCTGGCCGGGCGTTATTACTACCGCCAGGGGCTGAAAACCAGCGCCATCCAGGCGCTGGTATGTACTTTCCCGGACATGGCTTATTTTGGCGCGCCCATCTTGCAGCAGGTGTGCGGGCCGCAGGGTTTTATTGCGGTGCTGATCGGCAATCTGATCACCAGCTTCATCATCCTGCCGCTTACCATCGTGCTGTGCCGTTGCGGCGAGATGTCCGATGCCGGCGCAGATGACGGCGTGGTGGCCATGCTCAAGCAAAGCCTGGTGAAAACCCTGTCCAACCAGATTGTCTGGCTGCCGATTCTGGGGGTGATCCTCAGCTTCAATCACCTGCATCTGCCCGCTGCGGTACAGGAAAGCGTGGACATGCTGGCCAAGGCGGCCGGCGGGGTGTCGCTGCTGGCGCTGGGCCTGATGTTCTGCGGGGAAAAACCCAGCTTCAACGGCCATGTGGTGGGCAATGTGGCGATGAAGAACTTCCTGCAACCGGCCCTGATGTTGCTGGGCATCTTCCTGTTTGGCGTGGATGCCGAGTTTGCCAAGCAGGCGCTGATTGTCGGGGCGGTGCCCACCGCCATTGCCGCCTCGATGTTTGCCGTGCGCAACCAGACCTATGCACTGCATGCCTCGCACTCGGTGCTGGTGGGTACGGTGATTGGCGTGTTTGGTGAAGCGGCGCTGATTTACTTCATGGTGTGATGGCGACTGCACGCTCAGGCTGGCGCTGCCAGTCTGAGCGGCAGCAACAAGGCCCGGCATTGCCGGGCCTTGTCATGTGTGCAGGGTATTGCCTGTGGGGATGGCGTGCGCCGGGATGGCTCAGTGTGCGGCAGACAGCCTGATGAACAGCAGTCGCACCAGCAGATAGGTGGCGGCATTGCCCAGCGTCATCAGCAGCAGCACCGTGGGCAGGGACAGCGTGTCCAATGCGTCCAGCGGGTTGCTGCCCAGTTGGCGGGCCAGCAAGGAAGAGCCAATCAGGCTGAGCAGTAGTTTGAAGGTCATGGCAGCAGCTTTCCGTAACGCAGATGTCGCCAGCTATTGCAAAAGCCGTGCCTGGTTTTTTATTTGCAGGTAATTGAAAAACAAGGATATTTTTTATTGCACTTTGGCTTGCTGACGGTTTTCCGTGTTTTGGCGTACGGAAAACCGTCAGCCGCGGCTTGGGGCTGCGCCGCTAGGCCGGTTGGCGGGCTTGCAAATGCAGCAGAATGCTGTGTCCACCGTGCAGGATGTCATCGCCAATGGCGCTGGCCGCTGCAGCACCATCCTGGCGACGGATGGCCTCCAGCACCGGGTAGTGGTAGTCGATCATGTCGCTGCCGCCTTGCTGGTACACCGCGGCAATCAGCGGCCCCATCTGCAGCCAGATGCGATACAGGATGCCCTGTAAAAACGGTAGGCCGGCTATTTCCACCAGCGCAAAGTGAAATTGCTGATTCAGCTCGCAGCCAAGTGCGATGTCCTGTACGCGCATGGCGGCGGCATTGCGGCTGACAATGTCTTCCAGCCGGGCAATGGCGCTGGCGTCTGCCTTCTGCGCAGCCGTTTCCGCCGCCAGCCCTTCCAGGCGGATGCGAATGGCGCGGATTTCCAGATAACGCTCCACCGTCATATAGGGCACGCGGATGTCACGCGGCGACTGCATGGTGAGCGCCTGCTCCTGCACCAGACGCAGGATGGCATCGCGCACCGGGGTGACGCTGGTGCCCAGTTGCTCGGCCAGATCGCGTATTTTCAGTCGTGCGCCAGGTTGCAGCCGCCCCTGGATCAGCGCCTTGCACAGCATCTGATACACCGTGCTACCCAGATTGTCGTGTTCCAGTGTGTCCAGTTGGTAATCCATGGCGTGGGGTGCAAGTAAGGGCAAAGCTGCATGGTAACACCGCACTTGCCAGAGTCAAATGCAACAAATATGATGCATCATAAATTTGGCTGAATCGGGCAAGGGCGGCAGCATCTGCCAATCTGCCTCAGAACCAGGAGCGCCATCATGTCCCATCCCACCCGCTATATGTTGTTGACCGGTGCCAGTCGCGGCATCGGTCATGCCACGGTAAAGCTGTTTCAGGAAAACGGCTGGCAGATTTTCACCGTGTCACGGCAGCCCTTTTCCGAAGCCTGCCTGTGGCCATCGGCCCGGCAAAGTCATGTACAGGCTGATTTGTCGGATCTGTCCTGCCTGGACAAGCTGATTGCCGAGGTCAGAAGCCGCTTGCCAAACGGTGAGCTGCACGCGCTGGTGAACAATGCCGGCATCTCGCCCAAGGGGCCGCAAGGCGAACGGCTGGGCATTCTGGCCAGCTCCGCCGATGACTGGAGCCGGGTGCTGAATGTCAATCTGGTGTCTACCGCCTTGCTGGCACGCGGCCTGTTTCCCGAGCTGAAAAAAGGCCAGGGCTCCATTGTCAATGTCACCTCCATTGCCGGTTCGCGTGTTCACCCCTTTGCCGGGGTGGCGTATGCCGCCTCCAAGGCCGGACTGGCGGCGCTGACGCGCGAACTGGCGCATGAGTTCGGCCCGCATGGCATCCGTGCCAATGCCATCGCGCCGGGGGAAATCGACACCGCCATCCTGTCGCCCAATACCGCCAGCATTGTCGAGCGCGATATTCCCTTGCACCGCCTGGGAACCCCGCATGAAGTGGCTGAGGCGATTCACTTCCTGTGCTCTGGCCATTCCTCGTATATCAATGGCTCGGAAATCCATATCAACGGGGGACAGCATGTCTGAGATGGTGATAGACCAGTTGTTTTCCACCATGGCCGCGGCGGTGGATTGCCGCGAGGCCACCAGCCTGCTGTGGCAGCACTATGGCCTGCGCGGGGTGGCCAGCCCGCTCAACAGCGAGCGTGATGCCAACTTCCACATTCGCGGCGATGACGGTCGTGAATATGTACTGAAGCTGAGCCATCCGGCCGAAGACCGTGCCGTCACCGACTTCCAGAGCCGGGCGCTGCTGCATGCGCTGGCACAGGACCCAAGTTTGCCGGTGCCGCAGTTGTTGCCGCGCAGCGATGGCCTGCCCTATGCGGTGGTGGACATGGCTGATGGCAGCCGGCGGGTGTTGCGCCTGCTGAGCTATCTGGCCGGCCAGCCGCTGCATCAGGTCAAACGCTCACCGGCGCAGCGCGCCCATCTGGGCCAGACGCTGGGGCGGTTGGACAATGCCTTGCGCGACTATGCGCATCCGGCTGCACACCATCCGCTGCTGTGGGACATCCAGCATGCCGAGCGGCTGCAAGCGCTGCTGGCGGAAACGCCGGACAGCCCGCAAAAAGCCGTGCTGGCGGACTGGCTGGCCCATTTCATCCAGCATGTGCAGCCGGTGTTGGGCGGCCTGCGGCGGCAGGTCATCCATAACGATCTCAACCCGCACAATGTGCTGGTGGACCCGCAGGATCTCACCACCACCGTGGGACTGATTGATTTTGGTGACATGGTGGAAGCGCCGCTGATCAACGAACTGGCGGTGGCCTGCTCCTACCAGCTATCGGGCAATGACAATCCGCTGGATAGCGCCGGGGAGCTGATTGCCGCCTATCACGCAGTCTGTCCGCTGCAGGCGGAGGAAATTGCCATCCTGTACCCGCTGATTCTCACCCGGCTGTGCATGACCGTCACCATTACCGGCTGGCGCGCGGCGCGCCATCCGGAAAACAGCAGCTATATCCTGCGCAACAATGGTTTGAGTTGGGATGGCCTGCAGCGCCTGTCTGCATTGGGACAAGCCCAAGCTACCGACTACTTGTTTGCCTTGTGCCAGATGAAAGGACACGCATGAACCCGCCTGATCAACGCATGGTGAATGCCTTTGACCCAGCCACCGCCGACAGCCTGCCACAGCGCGAGCAGGCGCTGATCCGCCGTCGCCAGCAGGCACTGGGCCAGGCTTACCGCCTGTTCTACCAGCAGCCCTTGCATGTGGTGCGCGCCGAAGGCGTGTACTTGTACGACCCGGACGGCCAGCCCTATCTGGACGTGTATAACAATGTGGCCTCGGTGGGCCATTGCCACCCGCAGGTGGTGGACGCCATTGCCAGCCAGGCCGCCGTGCTCAATACCCATACCCGTTACCTGAACGACGGCATTGTCGATTACGCCGAGCGCCTGCTGTCCACACTGGCCATGCCCGGCTATCAGGCCATGTTTACCTGCACCGGCAGTGAAGCCAACGATTTGGCCCTGCGGCTGGCGGGCAGCTTCACCGGCGGGCAGGGGGTGATTGTCACCGCGCATGCCTATCACGGCGTCACCAGCAGTATTGCTGCCTGTTCGCCAGCCTTTGGTGATGGCGTGCCGCTGGGGCCTAACGTGCGTACCGTGCCGCCGCCGGATGCCTATCGCGGCAATGCGCAGGATGTGGCAGCACGCTTTACCCGTGATGTGCAGGCCGCCATTGCCGACCTGCAACGCCATGGCATCCGCCCGGCGGCACTGCTGGTGGACACGCTGTTTACCAGTGATGGCGTGTTTGCCGAGCCAGCCGGATTTTTGCAAGGCGCGGTGGATGCCATTCATGCCGCCGGCGGCCTGTTCATCGCCGACGAGGTGCAGGCCGGTTTCGCCCGCAGTGGCAGCCATTTCTGGGGCTTCCAGCGGCATGGCGTGGTGCCGGACATCATCACCATGGGCAAGCCGATGGGCAATGGCCACCCGCTGGCCGGGCTGATGGCGCGCGCTGACATCATCGATTGCTTTGGCGCTCAGGTACGTTACTTCAACACCTTTGGTGGCAATCCGGTGTCGGTGGCTGCAGGCATGGCGGTGCTGGATGTGATTGAGCGTGAGGGCTTGCAACAGAATGCCCGCGACACCGGTGCCTACCTCAAGGCCGGTTTCGAGGCACTGGCCGGCAAGCATGCGCTGATTGGCGATGTGCGCGGCACCGGCTTCTTTATCGGCGTGGAAATGGTGAGCGACCGCGACAGCAAGACCCCGGCAAGTGCGCAGACCACGCGCATCGTCAATGCGCTGCGCGAGCGGCGCATCCTGATCAGCGCCACCGGCCCGGCAGGCAATATCCTGAAAGTGCGGCCGCAGCTACCGTTTGGCCGCGACCATGCCGACCTGCTGCTGGGCGCGCTGGATGCGGTGCTGGCCGGGCTGTAATTACCAACTTCAGTACTGGCTGTCCTGTTCCATGCGCCGGGCGGTGTATTGCAGGCTGTCCAGCCTGTCCTGTGCCAGCGTCATCACCACGCCCTGGGCGAACACCGGTTTGAGCAGGCGGCTGAGCGTGCTGCCCGGCAGCATTTCCACCGCCAGCCGCGCACCGCGCTCCCAGGCCAGCCGGGCGGTGTCATGCCAATGCACCAGCCGGGCCATATTATTGGCCAGGTCGTCGCGGATCTGCTCCGGCTGGCGCAACACCCGTGCCGCATTGGCGCTCATGTAGAGACAGGTCGGGGCGTGTAGCGGCGTGTCACGCATTGCCTGTTGCAGCTTGCTGGCGGCTGGCTGCAGCAGGCTGCAATGCGAAGGCACGCTGATGGCCAGCCGACGACAGCGGGCGGCACCTGCCTGCAAGGCGGCCTGCGCAATGGCTTGCAGCGCGGCATCTGTCCCGGCCACCACCAGTTGCTGCTCGGCATTGATATTGGCCAGATACACCTGTTGCCCTTCGGCCTGGGCTGCGGCCAGTAAGCCTTGCAACTGTGGTAGCGCCAGCCCGGTAATGGCGCACATGCCATAGCCCTGCGGATAGGCCTGTTCCATCAACTGGCCGCGCAATTGAACCAATTGCACCGCGTGGTGGAAATCCAGCACCCCGGCGAGGACGGCAGCCGGGAAGGCACCGATGGACAAGCCAGCCACCAACTGCGGCTGGATGCCTTCTGCTTGCAGCAGGCGGGCGGAGGCCACGCCGGCAAGCAGCAGGCACAACTGCACCGCCACCGTGGATTGCAGCGCAGCGGCGGAATCCAGCAGTAGCGGCGAGCGGCCCAGCACGGCTTCAGCCTCGGCCAGTACCGCCCGGCAGGCGGCATGTGGCGGTAGCTGGTGCAACATGCCGGGGGGTTGGCTGCCCTGGCCGGGAAACACGAATAACACGCTCATGTGCATTGCTCCGTCTGACTGTGCCTGCTGGCAGTCCATGCTGTTTGTGCTTGATCCAGCAGCAGTGGTCCGCTATCGGTTTTCAGTAGCAAGCGGCCACCACGCAGGTATTCGGCCAGCGCCACCCCGCCAGCAGGCGTTTGTAACTGGACATCCACCCGGCACGGCAAGTCCGCCAGCGCAGCAGCCAGGGTTTGCAATTGAGCAGGGTCGGGCGGCTGCGGGCAGCGCAGCAGCAGGTCCAGATCGCTGCTGTTACTGAGGACGGGTTGGCCAGTGGCCAGTTCGAAACCGGCACTGCCGGTAATGCCCCAGACCAGGCCGCAGCCTTGCAAGGCGGCTGCTGCCTGTTGCAGGGCCTGTAAGGCGGGCAGTACAGCCAGGCGCGGATGATGCCGCCAGCCTTGCTGTGCCGCCAACTGCTCCGGGCTTAGCCGACGGGCAATATGCTGGCTGTCGGCCCACAAGGCAGCGCGTTGCCAGCGCTGCAGGCCGCGCACGCCGACGGCAATCCAGCCGGGCCGGGCGCTGGCGCGGCGCACTACCACCGGCAGACCGGGGTGCCAGTGCCATAGCAGCCAGTCCGGCAGCCCGGCATCTGCCACCAGCGCCGCAGCGTCGGACAGCCACAGCAAATCGTGTGGCAAACAAGCAGGCATCATCCCTCACTCCTGAAAAAAAGACGGCAGCGACCAGCGCTGCCGCGACAAATCTTTACTTCGGCTGAAGTAAAGAGGAGGTTGGTATCAGGCCATGATGGCCTTGGTGGCCAGGTAGAGTACTGATGGCCCCAGCAGGCAGCCAAGGCCGGTATGGAAGGTGGCCACCAGCGCGCCATACGGCACCAGTCGGCGGTCGGTGGCGGCCAGGCCCGCCGAAACACCGCTGACCGTGCCGGCCAACCCGCCGAACACCATGGCCGAGCGCGGATTGTTCAGGCCGAGGAAACCTGCGGCAAACGGCGTACCCACCATCACCATGATGGCCTTGAGCAGGCCGGTGGCAATGCTGAGCGCCATCACGTCCGAGCTGGCACCCAACGCCGCCCCGGTGACCGGGCCGACAATATAGGTGATGGCTCCGGCACCGATGGTGGTCATGCTGACCACGTCGCGGTAGCCAAAGGCATGGGCAATGCTGGCTCCGACGATAAAGGGCAGCACCGTCCCCAGCAGCAGCGAGCAGGCACCGATCACCCCTGCCTTGCGTGCTTCGGTCACCTGTACTTCAAAGGCGGTGGCCACGATGGCGAAGTCGCGCAGCATGGCACCACCCATCAGCCCGATGCCGGAAAACAGCGAAATGTCCGCCAGCCCGCTTTGTTTTCCGGTGAGCACGCCGCCGTAATAGGCCAGCCCCAGGCCGATCAGGATGGCAATGGCCGAGCCGTGTACCCGGCCCAGCGTCAAGCGGCGTGACAGCCGCGCCGACAGCCAGGTGATGCTGCCCACCAGCAGGAAGGCCGTTACCAGCCCGTTGTGCGCCAATACTTTTTCCAGCATTTGCATGATGTTGCTCCTGTATCAGGCCAGTGGGTCTTGCGGGGTTTCGGCTTCCGGCTGCCAGACGTGCTGGCTGCTGCCGCGATTGAGCAGGGCGATGACCGAGCCGCATACCAGCACCGCGCCCAGTGCGCCCAGCACGGCAACCGGGCCGCCACGCAAGGCGGCAACCACGTTCTGGGTGGCCGCCATCGCCACCACCACCGGAATGTACATGGCACCCCAGAAGGCGACGCCCTGTTCGGTTTCCGCAGGCAGCCAGCCGCGCTTGTGCAGGTAGAGCCGGGCGAAAATCAGCAGCAACATGGCAATGCCCACGCCGCCGACATTCGATTTGACGCCGATCAGGCTGCCCAGCAGGTCGCCCAGAAACAGGCCCAGCAAGTGGCAGGCTGCCAGCAAGGCAGTTCCGTAGATGATCATGGTGTGTCTCTCCTTTGTATTGTCATATTGTTGTCACCTGTTACTGCAGTAATGCCCATGCACCGTGATTGTTACTGTTTACCCTCCGTTCTGTGTCCATTGTTGTTGCAATAGCGCGCGCACCTGGCGCGTGGCCTGGCGGTGTTCGCCGTGCAGGCGCTGGCGCAGGTCGGGTTGCGGCTCGGCCTGGATGTCGTGCAAGGCCTCAGCCAGTGCGGCGCGCACCAGTTGTACATCGGCCGGGGTTGGCTGGTCTGGCTGCGCGGCCTGCAGCAGACGCCACAGCAGGCCCAGGCTGGCATAGCTGGCGATGTCATAGGCCATGGGGGCAATGCTGGCGGCCAGCTTTTCCAGCTCTTCCACCGTGCGCAGGGTGATGCGGGCGGCGGCCTGCTTGCCCATGGCGTGTACCATCACCCCGGCGTCGTCCAGTGCCAGCAGGCGGTTGGCCTGATAGCCGTGGGCCAGAAATGCGCCGGACATGGCCTTGCCGACAATCAGCCCGATCACCGGGTGACCGGCCAGCCGGGCGCGGGCATAGGCAGCGGCGGCGGCAGCCAGTGCCTGGTGGATGCCGTAGGCTTCTTCGCGCCGGCCATAGGCCTGGCTGGGGACATCGATAATGGCGACGATGGCGCGCTTGTCAGCTTGCTGCTGGTCGGCATCCACCACGGCGTCAATGGTGGCGGCCAGTGCCCAGCCTTCCAGCAGTCCCACTTCGCCGTGGCGGGCACGTTCAAACGGGTTGTGCGGGTCGGCTACCACGGCCACATAACGTGCGGGCTGCCCGGCAAGTTCGCCATCGGCCACCAGCAGGGATGGCGGCAAACCTTGCTGCAGCGGGATT contains the following coding sequences:
- the mdcH gene encoding malonate decarboxylase subunit epsilon, with translation MSVLFVFPGQGSQPPGMLHQLPPHAACRAVLAEAEAVLGRSPLLLDSAAALQSTVAVQLCLLLAGVASARLLQAEGIQPQLVAGLSIGAFPAAVLAGVLDFHHAVQLVQLRGQLMEQAYPQGYGMCAITGLALPQLQGLLAAAQAEGQQVYLANINAEQQLVVAGTDAALQAIAQAALQAGAARCRRLAISVPSHCSLLQPAASKLQQAMRDTPLHAPTCLYMSANAARVLRQPEQIRDDLANNMARLVHWHDTARLAWERGARLAVEMLPGSTLSRLLKPVFAQGVVMTLAQDRLDSLQYTARRMEQDSQY
- a CDS encoding phosphotransferase, which produces MSEMVIDQLFSTMAAAVDCREATSLLWQHYGLRGVASPLNSERDANFHIRGDDGREYVLKLSHPAEDRAVTDFQSRALLHALAQDPSLPVPQLLPRSDGLPYAVVDMADGSRRVLRLLSYLAGQPLHQVKRSPAQRAHLGQTLGRLDNALRDYAHPAAHHPLLWDIQHAERLQALLAETPDSPQKAVLADWLAHFIQHVQPVLGGLRRQVIHNDLNPHNVLVDPQDLTTTVGLIDFGDMVEAPLINELAVACSYQLSGNDNPLDSAGELIAAYHAVCPLQAEEIAILYPLILTRLCMTVTITGWRAARHPENSSYILRNNGLSWDGLQRLSALGQAQATDYLFALCQMKGHA
- the mdcE gene encoding biotin-independent malonate decarboxylase subunit gamma, giving the protein MSQSTISQRGRDWFHALCGQIPLQQGLPPSLLVADGELAGQPARYVAVVADPHNPFERARHGEVGLLEGWALAATIDAVVDADQQQADKRAIVAIIDVPSQAYGRREEAYGIHQALAAAAAAYARARLAGHPVIGLIVGKAMSGAFLAHGYQANRLLALDDAGVMVHAMGKQAAARITLRTVEELEKLAASIAPMAYDIASYASLGLLWRLLQAAQPDQPTPADVQLVRAALAEALHDIQAEPQPDLRQRLHGEHRQATRQVRALLQQQWTQNGG
- a CDS encoding malonate decarboxylase holo-ACP synthase is translated as MMPACLPHDLLWLSDAAALVADAGLPDWLLWHWHPGLPVVVRRASARPGWIAVGVRGLQRWQRAALWADSQHIARRLSPEQLAAQQGWRHHPRLAVLPALQALQQAAAALQGCGLVWGITGSAGFELATGQPVLSNSSDLDLLLRCPQPPDPAQLQTLAAALADLPCRVDVQLQTPAGGVALAEYLRGGRLLLKTDSGPLLLDQAQTAWTASRHSQTEQCT
- the madM gene encoding malonate transporter subunit MadM codes for the protein MQMLEKVLAHNGLVTAFLLVGSITWLSARLSRRLTLGRVHGSAIAILIGLGLAYYGGVLTGKQSGLADISLFSGIGLMGGAMLRDFAIVATAFEVQVTEARKAGVIGACSLLLGTVLPFIVGASIAHAFGYRDVVSMTTIGAGAITYIVGPVTGAALGASSDVMALSIATGLLKAIMVMVGTPFAAGFLGLNNPRSAMVFGGLAGTVSGVSAGLAATDRRLVPYGALVATFHTGLGCLLGPSVLYLATKAIMA
- the madL gene encoding malonate transporter subunit MadL; the encoded protein is MIIYGTALLAACHLLGLFLGDLLGSLIGVKSNVGGVGIAMLLLIFARLYLHKRGWLPAETEQGVAFWGAMYIPVVVAMAATQNVVAALRGGPVAVLGALGAVLVCGSVIALLNRGSSQHVWQPEAETPQDPLA
- a CDS encoding aspartate aminotransferase family protein; translated protein: MNPPDQRMVNAFDPATADSLPQREQALIRRRQQALGQAYRLFYQQPLHVVRAEGVYLYDPDGQPYLDVYNNVASVGHCHPQVVDAIASQAAVLNTHTRYLNDGIVDYAERLLSTLAMPGYQAMFTCTGSEANDLALRLAGSFTGGQGVIVTAHAYHGVTSSIAACSPAFGDGVPLGPNVRTVPPPDAYRGNAQDVAARFTRDVQAAIADLQRHGIRPAALLVDTLFTSDGVFAEPAGFLQGAVDAIHAAGGLFIADEVQAGFARSGSHFWGFQRHGVVPDIITMGKPMGNGHPLAGLMARADIIDCFGAQVRYFNTFGGNPVSVAAGMAVLDVIEREGLQQNARDTGAYLKAGFEALAGKHALIGDVRGTGFFIGVEMVSDRDSKTPASAQTTRIVNALRERRILISATGPAGNILKVRPQLPFGRDHADLLLGALDAVLAGL